ATAATTTCTTGGCTTTCGTAACGCTTTTGTGTAGATCTTCTTCATTTGTTTTGTCATTGTCAATGCTCAGAACAACATTCCTCCTGCAGATGAATCGGAACTGGGGGGCTCGATTGTGGAATCCTGTCACTTGGAGTACATCGCCAATTCTATACCGATATAATCCTAATCCATTTGGAAGATCAATGTAAAATAAGTAAACATGTAATTAACACAAATGAAAGGTTATATTCTCACCAGCAAAAGTGGTAATCACCAACTCATAGTAACAGCCGACTTTAACGTCCACCAAAGCCACAAGCTTATCCGTGGGTACCTCCTTTTCTTCATCAATTTCCATAAAAAGCGAGCCATTCTCCCCCAAGGGAATAAATTCAAAGTAACACATGTTTGGCAACAGGGTAAATGCCACGTCAGCTGGATGACTCAAGGGTTTCAAGTTGACTCCGAAGTAACATTCAGAAGAAGCATACATGGTACACACCAAAGGCAGCTTTCCTTCACTATAATACTCAAGTGATGGTATATATTGTGCCATAGAACCAGTGACCACGGCCTCAATGTACTTAGCCTTGGGCCAAAGCTGGCACAATATCCCCTTCCATGATGAACGGCCACAGATCTCTTCGATCTCATCGGCAAGACTTGGGTTCGGGGCAGAAAGAATGGCCATCATTGATGAGCGGCATCCCGGGTCTGTGATCATAAGGTCAAGATGACCGGAGCGGATATCATTGCATAATTGAACCCATTTACGTTCAAGAAAAGATATGGCTCGGAGAAGAGCGGAGGCAAATACGGCACCTAGTCGCATGACTTGGTGCCGATGGACTAGCCCAGCTAGCAACTGACAGTACATGCTTTGGTTGCTATCAATGCATAAGATGGCTTCATCTGGACTAGTGAAATCGTTAAAAGGGTCGCGGGCTCGACACTTGAAGTGCTTACTTCTATAGTAACTAGTGAGCACAGTGCGGGCTGGTAAACCACAAGGAGTGGACATTTCAGCCTTGACAAAGTAAAGGAACATCGCCTTGCCTTCATCTAAGCCAGGAAAGTACCTGGAATTGAAATATCAACATAAGCATTATTGGAATCAAGAAGAACTGCCTGCCCCGTACTCTTCGGctaaagttaattaaatttagctTGTGCtctttaaaagttattttattgcGGATCTTTCAAGATATGTAGATATGGAGATAATGGAACAGATAATGTTGCTGAATTCTGAACGATGCATGCAATGATTTGAGGGATATCTTATCATGCTTTACACTCCACTCGCACTTTGTAAGTACAGGAAGTTTTATGAATTCAGTCttaaattaaaacttcaaaTCAGTTTTACCATAAATAAAAACTCCTTCTCAGATCAACGTGGCTTTAATAACATTATATCCTGATCGATCTTACCCTCATGCTTAGTAGAAAAATAATACTGAATTtcttataacattattttcatgTGTAAGGTGTTATGCAAGAGGGGAAAAGGAGTTCgccttttaatttaattagctCCTCTGTACCCCACTATAGATTTAGTATAACTCACCGGTACTGTAGATTGAAACTATTTCTGCAtgtgaaaatcaaacaaaaacgaaaaaaagaggatgaaaattttagaaacaacAATAGATAAAGGATGTTGTATTTTAACCGGTTCATGATAGGCATGATGAGATTATAGAGAAAGGTGCGTCGGTCAAGATCTTCTTCTATTGATGGCATCAACTTGGGCTCTCCACCGGAAGTCCCTGAGCTGCATATATACACAGAAAGTCAGCCTTGTGCATATTTGAAGTTAGAGTTAGCAGAAATAACAAGGCATGAGGAAAGAGATACATAAGTACCTGCATAACATTTCAATTATAGGGCGTGCGGTGATAAGAGAAGAGTCTTCTCCGTTAGCAATTCTCCGGATA
This sequence is a window from Mangifera indica cultivar Alphonso chromosome 5, CATAS_Mindica_2.1, whole genome shotgun sequence. Protein-coding genes within it:
- the LOC123216259 gene encoding putative indole-3-acetic acid-amido synthetase GH3.9, which codes for MEYGKKLVYKGEEALKEIEKLTSKADEVQTVILKEILKQNVETEYMKKYMKGSKDVSEFKRRIPVITYKNVYPYIRRIANGEDSSLITARPIIEMLCSSGTSGGEPKLMPSIEEDLDRRTFLYNLIMPIMNRYFPGLDEGKAMFLYFVKAEMSTPCGLPARTVLTSYYRSKHFKCRARDPFNDFTSPDEAILCIDSNQSMYCQLLAGLVHRHQVMRLGAVFASALLRAISFLERKWVQLCNDIRSGHLDLMITDPGCRSSMMAILSAPNPSLADEIEEICGRSSWKGILCQLWPKAKYIEAVVTGSMAQYIPSLEYYSEGKLPLVCTMYASSECYFGVNLKPLSHPADVAFTLLPNMCYFEFIPLGENGSLFMEIDEEKEVPTDKLVALVDVKVGCYYELVITTFAGLYRYRIGDVLQVTGFHNRAPQFRFICRRNVVLSIDNDKTNEEDLHKSVTKAKKLLEPYNALLSEYTSYADASTVPGHYVLYWEIQHVDSAIPLNPNVLENCCIAVEEQLDYVYRRCRTYDKSVGALEIRVVEPGTFEALMDLFISQGGSINQYKTPRCIKSNTALKLLNSHVKASFFSPRDPTWIP